The Setaria italica strain Yugu1 chromosome IX, Setaria_italica_v2.0, whole genome shotgun sequence genome has a window encoding:
- the LOC101769626 gene encoding uncharacterized protein LOC101769626, with product MPPILGSGADPYEESKEVNNTPPVPNSEADPSDPEVMEIDTNPVEGPDPPPDWRAPYLDYLILLPTDKIEARRIARRAKSFIIINQELYKRSHTGILQRCIPIDQGKVLLQDIHAGACGHHTPPRILVRNAFRQGFYYLTAVADAARVVRTCEGC from the coding sequence ATGCCACCTATCCTGGGCTCGGGAGCCGACCCTTATGAGGAGTCGAAGGAGGTCAACAACACGCCACCTGTCCCGAACTCGGAGGCCGACCCCTCtgaccccgaggtcatggaaATCGACACAAATCCAGTAGAGGGACCCGACCCCCcacctgactggagagccccgtacctcgattaCCTCATCTTGCTCCCGACGGACAAGATAGAGGCGCGAAGGATCGCccgccgcgccaaatccttcatcatcatcaaccaggagctctacaagcgaaGCCATACCGGCATCCTGCAACGATGCATCCCGATCGACCAAGGAAAGGTGCTACTCCAGGATATCCATGCCGGAGCCTGTGGCCACCACACCCCACCAAGAATCCTCGTCAggaacgccttccgacaaggctTCTACTACTTGACGGCGGTTGCCGATGCCGCCCGCGTGGTgcgcacctgcgaagggtgctaA